One window of Thermacetogenium phaeum DSM 12270 genomic DNA carries:
- the ilvB gene encoding biosynthetic-type acetolactate synthase large subunit, which produces MKLTGAEIVIKALEYEGVEVVFGYPGGAVIPLYDKLYDSSLRHVLVRHEQGAAHAADGYARATGKTGVVFATSGPGATNLVTGIATAYMDSVPLVAFTGQVVLSSIGRDSFQEADITGITLPIVKHSYLVRDVDQLAATIRAAFHLAGTGRRGPVLIDLPKDVTLAQAEFSYPPQVSFRGYRPSGDCNTSQIYKAAKAIGMSRKPVIYAGGGVVASEAAEELRELAETARIPVTTTLMGKGVFPEEHPLSLGMLGMHGTVYANYAISHCDLIIACGARFDDRVTGRLDTFAPQAKIIHIDIDPAEIGKNVRVHYPLNGDVKTILRELIPRIELPQTEEWIEQIARWKKEHPLSYRQEGEVIKPQYVIEKICELVGEEAIVTTEVGQNQMWAAQYYRVTRPRRFITSGGLGTMGYGLPAAVGAQIGCPDALVINISGDGSFQMNLQELATIVQCRLPVKIAILNNGYLGMVRQWQELFHNKRYSQTELIPVPDFVKLAEAYGIAGFRARRPEDVVPVLERGLAHPGPVLMDFVVDREENVYPMVPPGESITKMVGG; this is translated from the coding sequence ATGAAACTGACGGGAGCGGAGATCGTCATTAAGGCCCTGGAATATGAGGGGGTAGAGGTGGTTTTCGGCTACCCCGGCGGGGCGGTGATCCCCCTTTATGATAAGCTTTATGATTCATCCCTGAGGCACGTCCTGGTGCGGCACGAACAGGGGGCTGCCCATGCCGCGGACGGCTATGCCCGAGCTACCGGGAAAACAGGTGTGGTTTTTGCCACATCGGGCCCCGGAGCGACCAACCTGGTGACCGGCATCGCTACGGCCTATATGGACTCCGTTCCGCTGGTAGCCTTTACCGGCCAGGTTGTCTTGTCGTCTATCGGCCGAGACTCCTTTCAGGAGGCGGATATCACCGGGATCACCTTGCCAATTGTCAAACACAGCTATCTCGTCAGGGATGTCGATCAGCTGGCCGCCACAATACGCGCCGCCTTTCACCTGGCGGGAACGGGAAGGCGCGGCCCCGTTCTCATCGACCTGCCCAAGGACGTCACCCTTGCTCAGGCGGAGTTTTCCTACCCCCCGCAGGTATCCTTTCGGGGGTACCGCCCTTCCGGTGACTGCAATACTTCCCAGATCTATAAAGCGGCGAAGGCCATTGGGATGTCCCGGAAGCCGGTTATCTATGCCGGAGGTGGGGTTGTTGCTTCGGAAGCTGCTGAGGAACTGCGGGAACTGGCGGAGACCGCTCGCATCCCTGTGACTACGACCTTGATGGGTAAGGGTGTTTTTCCGGAAGAACACCCACTTTCGTTGGGGATGCTCGGTATGCACGGTACTGTATATGCCAACTACGCCATTTCCCATTGCGATCTCATTATCGCCTGCGGAGCGCGTTTCGATGACAGGGTCACCGGGAGGCTCGATACCTTCGCCCCTCAGGCCAAGATCATCCACATCGACATCGATCCCGCGGAGATCGGAAAGAACGTGCGGGTGCACTATCCCTTGAATGGGGACGTCAAAACGATCTTAAGGGAGCTGATTCCGCGCATCGAGCTGCCGCAGACAGAAGAATGGATCGAGCAGATTGCGAGGTGGAAGAAGGAGCATCCACTTTCTTACAGGCAGGAGGGGGAAGTGATCAAGCCCCAGTACGTAATTGAAAAGATCTGCGAGCTGGTGGGTGAGGAGGCTATAGTCACCACGGAGGTAGGGCAAAACCAGATGTGGGCCGCCCAATACTATCGGGTTACCCGACCCCGCCGCTTTATCACCTCCGGCGGCCTGGGGACGATGGGCTACGGTTTGCCCGCAGCGGTGGGTGCCCAGATCGGTTGCCCTGATGCACTTGTTATCAATATTTCCGGGGACGGCAGCTTTCAGATGAATCTTCAGGAGCTGGCCACCATCGTCCAGTGTCGGCTCCCGGTGAAAATAGCCATCCTCAACAACGGCTATTTGGGAATGGTGCGGCAGTGGCAGGAGCTGTTCCACAATAAAAGGTACTCGCAGACCGAACTAATTCCCGTTCCCGATTTCGTCAAGCTGGCCGAAGCCTACGGGATTGCCGGGTTCCGTGCCCGCAGGCCGGAGGATGTAGTGCCGGTTCTGGAACGGGGGCTGGCCCACCCGGGGCCGGT
- the ilvD gene encoding dihydroxy-acid dehydratase, producing the protein MNSDSIKNGIEKAPHRSLLNALGLTRWEKERPFVGIVNSQNDLVPGHLHLDTIAEAVKAGVRANGGTPFEFPSIAVCDGIAMNHAGMRYSLASRELIADSIEVMAVAHALDALVLITNCDKIVPGMLMAAARLNLPALIVSGGPMMAGRFRGENVSLSTIFEGVGAVQSGRMSREELDELEEAACPGCGSCSGMFTANTMNCLSEALGIALPGNGTIPAVSAARIRLAKEAGWQIMELFRKDIRPRQILTEKAFRNALALDMALGGSTNTVLHLPAIAWEAGLTIDLDVVDEISRRVPHLCKLSPASNVHIQELDEAGGVSAVLAELLEHGLIEGDALTVTGRTLAENVRGCTVRRPEVIRSVADPYSPTGGLAVLKGNLAPEGAVVKQGAVAPEMLVHQGPARVFESEEDAVAAILGGRIRPGDVIVIRYEGPKGGPGMREMLTPTSAVAGMGLDKDVALITDGRFSGATRGASIGHISPEAAEGGPLALVQEGDRISIDIPARKLEILVDENELERRRVAWQSPEPKVKTGYLARYARLVAPASRGAVLQTGPGRGGGADETDGSGDRH; encoded by the coding sequence ATCAACAGTGACAGCATCAAAAACGGTATCGAAAAGGCTCCCCACAGGTCGCTTCTCAATGCTCTAGGGCTGACGCGCTGGGAGAAAGAGCGGCCGTTTGTGGGAATTGTCAATTCACAAAACGATCTCGTTCCCGGCCACCTGCACCTGGATACGATTGCCGAAGCCGTCAAGGCGGGCGTGCGGGCGAATGGGGGAACGCCTTTCGAATTCCCGTCCATAGCCGTATGTGACGGCATTGCCATGAACCACGCCGGGATGCGCTATTCTCTGGCGAGCAGGGAGCTGATCGCCGATTCCATCGAGGTTATGGCCGTAGCCCATGCCCTGGATGCCCTGGTGCTGATCACCAACTGCGACAAGATCGTTCCGGGGATGCTGATGGCGGCTGCTCGACTTAATCTCCCCGCTCTGATTGTCAGCGGCGGGCCGATGATGGCGGGCCGCTTCCGAGGGGAAAATGTGAGTCTGAGCACTATATTCGAGGGTGTAGGAGCCGTTCAGTCCGGCAGGATGAGCCGGGAGGAGCTGGACGAACTGGAGGAGGCAGCCTGCCCTGGCTGCGGGTCCTGTTCCGGGATGTTCACCGCCAATACCATGAACTGCCTCTCCGAGGCCCTGGGGATAGCCCTGCCGGGGAACGGGACGATCCCCGCGGTTTCGGCGGCCAGGATACGGCTTGCCAAGGAGGCTGGATGGCAGATTATGGAACTTTTCAGGAAGGACATCCGCCCCCGGCAGATCCTCACGGAAAAGGCCTTCAGGAACGCCCTGGCGCTGGATATGGCCTTGGGAGGTTCCACCAATACGGTGCTGCACCTTCCGGCCATTGCCTGGGAGGCGGGGCTGACCATCGACCTCGACGTTGTCGATGAAATAAGCAGAAGGGTTCCCCACCTCTGCAAATTGAGCCCTGCCAGCAATGTGCACATTCAGGAACTGGACGAGGCCGGCGGCGTCTCGGCAGTGCTTGCGGAGCTCCTGGAGCACGGCCTGATTGAGGGTGACGCTTTGACTGTCACCGGACGGACGCTGGCCGAAAACGTCAGGGGGTGCACCGTCAGGCGCCCTGAGGTCATCAGGAGCGTTGCCGATCCCTACAGCCCGACTGGGGGCCTGGCCGTGCTGAAAGGGAACCTGGCCCCTGAAGGCGCGGTTGTGAAGCAGGGGGCGGTTGCTCCGGAGATGCTTGTGCATCAAGGCCCTGCCCGTGTTTTCGAGAGCGAGGAGGATGCGGTGGCCGCTATACTGGGCGGCAGAATCAGGCCCGGGGATGTGATCGTTATCCGCTATGAAGGCCCCAAAGGTGGTCCGGGAATGCGGGAGATGCTTACCCCAACATCTGCTGTAGCCGGAATGGGGTTGGATAAGGATGTCGCTCTGATCACGGACGGGCGCTTCTCCGGAGCCACCAGGGGAGCCTCGATCGGCCATATCTCCCCGGAGGCGGCGGAGGGAGGACCTCTTGCCCTGGTGCAGGAAGGGGATAGGATCAGCATCGATATCCCCGCACGGAAGCTGGAAATTCTTGTCGATGAAAATGAATTGGAGAGGAGGCGCGTTGCCTGGCAGTCTCCCGAACCCAAGGTAAAAACCGGGTACCTGGCCCGCTACGCCCGGCTTGTGGCACCGGCGAGCAGAGGAGCTGTACTTCAGACGGGACCCGGGAGAGGAGGTGGAGCAGATGAAACTGACGGGAGCGGAGATCGTCATTAA